The following coding sequences are from one Paenibacillus stellifer window:
- the sufC gene encoding Fe-S cluster assembly ATPase SufC: protein MAAEFVIEGLKATIEGKEILKGLNLQMKGGEVHAIMGPNGTGKSTLASSLMGHPKYEVTEGTVTLEGEDLLEMAVDERARAGLFLAMQYPSEIAGVTNSDFLRSAINARREEGSEISLIKFIRLMEGKMKDLEMDPQFMHRYLNEGFSGGEKKRNEILQMMMLEPKIVILDEIDSGLDIDALKIVAQGVNALRSEDRGFLVITHYQRLLNYIKPDFVHVMMQGRIVKSGGPELAERLEAEGYEWVKEELGIEDETVGQEA, encoded by the coding sequence ATGGCGGCAGAATTTGTCATTGAGGGTTTGAAAGCGACGATTGAAGGGAAAGAGATTCTGAAAGGACTGAATCTCCAGATGAAGGGCGGCGAGGTTCACGCCATCATGGGGCCTAACGGTACAGGTAAAAGTACGCTGGCCTCCTCGCTCATGGGTCACCCGAAATACGAAGTAACGGAAGGAACCGTAACCCTTGAAGGCGAAGACCTGCTGGAAATGGCCGTTGACGAGCGCGCCCGCGCGGGATTGTTCCTGGCCATGCAGTACCCGAGCGAAATTGCCGGCGTAACGAATTCCGACTTCCTGCGCAGCGCAATCAACGCCCGCCGCGAAGAAGGCAGTGAAATATCGCTGATCAAGTTCATCCGTCTGATGGAAGGCAAGATGAAGGATCTGGAGATGGACCCGCAGTTCATGCACCGTTACCTGAATGAAGGCTTCTCCGGCGGCGAGAAGAAACGCAATGAAATTCTGCAGATGATGATGCTGGAACCGAAGATCGTCATTCTGGACGAGATCGACTCCGGTCTTGACATCGACGCGCTGAAGATCGTTGCCCAAGGCGTTAACGCTTTGCGCAGCGAAGACCGCGGATTCCTTGTCATTACCCACTATCAGCGTCTGCTTAACTATATCAAGCCTGATTTTGTCCATGTTATGATGCAGGGCCGAATCGTGAAGTCCGGCGGACCGGAGCTCGCAGAGCGTCTGGAAGCCGAAGGCTATGAATGGGTCAAGGAAGAGCTCGGAATCGAAGACGAGACGGTAGGACAGGAAGCTTAA